From a single Candoia aspera isolate rCanAsp1 chromosome 10, rCanAsp1.hap2, whole genome shotgun sequence genomic region:
- the LOC134503552 gene encoding cytochrome P450 2F3-like, translating into MVPCSIQDSQALQQFCMELAPLSPPLLLLLLCICCVYLTLTWRKKGVNGPLPPGPTPLPILGNFLQLDRKNMVKSLMKMSEVYGPVFTVFLGLQRVVVLCGYQAVKEALTDQAEEFSGRGQLPAFSKDFNQHGIVFANGERWQQLRRFSLTTLRNFGMGKRSIEERIQEEAQCLVEELQKTEGSPFDPTFLLSRAVSNIICSIVFGNRFNYNNEKFLTLNKLITERFRIASSAEAALYNIFPEIMEKIPGAHHAGNKCSQRIISFIKERIQMQQALLDPCAPQNYIDCFLAKMEEEKHNPDSEFCMENLVMATFNLFFAGTETISTTLRYGFLILMKYPQVQEKLHEEIDRVIGPGRPPSAEDRRRMPYMEAVLHEIQRFSDILPMSLPHAVTRDTHFRGYVIPKGTYIYTLLSTVHYDTEHHASPEQFDPGRFLDRHGRFKRADAFMPFSAGKRLCLGEGLARMELFLFLTTVLQAFSLASPVPLGEVSVVPDASGVSRVPRRYQLLVLPRQA; encoded by the exons ATTCCCAGGCTCTCCAACAGTTCTGCATGGAGCTGGCTCCTCTTTCACCCccactgctgctgttgttgctctGCATCTGCTGTGTCTACCTCACGTTGACATGGAGGAAGAAGGGAGTCAACGGCCCCCTGCCCCCTGGGCCCACCCCGCTCCCCATCCTCGGGAACTTTCTCCAGCTGGACCGAAAGAATATGGTCAAGTCCCTGATGAAG ATGAGCGAGGTGTACGGCCCAGTGTTCACGGTGTTCCTGGGACTCCAGAGGGTTGTGGTCTTGTGTGGCTACCAAGCAGTGAAGGAGGCCCTGACAGATCAGGCAGAGGAGTTCAGCGGGCGGGGGCAGCTGCCAGCCTTCTCCAAGGACTTCAACCAGCATG GGATTGTGTTTGCCAATGGGGAGCGCTGGCAGCAGCTCCGTCGCTTCTCCCTCACCACCTTGAGGAACTTTGGGATGGGGAAGAGATCCATTGAGGAGCGGATCCAAGAGGAGGCCCAGTGCCTGGTGGAGGAGCTCCAAAAGACGGAAG gaTCACCCTTTGACCCCACCTTCCTTCTCAGTCGAGCTGTCTCCAACATTATCTGCTCCATTGTGTTTGGGAATCGGTTTAACTACAACAATGAAAAATTCCTCACGCTGAACAAGCTGATAACAGAGCGATTCCGCATTGCAAGCTCAGCCGAAGCAGCT CTCTACAACATCTTCCCGGAGATCATGGAAAAGATCCCTGGAGCACATCACGCAGGCAACAAATGCTCTCAGCGCATCATCAGCTTCATAAAGGAGAGGATCCAGATGCAGCAGGCCTTGCTGGATCCTTGTGCCCCCCAGAATTACATTGATTGTTTCTTGGCAAAGATGGAGGAG GAAAAGCACAACCCAGATTCTGAATTCTGTATGGAGAATTTGGTCATGGCCACATTCAATTTGTTCTTTGCTGGGACAGAAACAATCAGCACTACCTTGAGATATGGTTTCCTCATCCTGATGAAGTACCCGCAGGTGCAAG AAAAGCTTCATGAGGAAATTGACCGGGTGATCGGGCCAGGCCGCCCGCCTTCGGCTGAGGACCGGAGGAGGATGCCCTACATGGAGGCGGTCCTGCACGAGATCCAGAGGTTCAGTGACATTCTGCCGATGAGCCTCCCCCATGCGGTCACGCGAGACACCCACTTCAGGGGGTACGTCATCCCAAAG GGGACTTACATCTACACTTTGCTCAGCACGGTGCACTATGACACTGAGCATCACGCCAGCCCTGAGCAGTTTGACCCTGGGAGATTCCTGGACAGACATGGCCGTTTCAAGAGGGCAGACGCCTTCATGCCTTTCTCAGCAG GGAAGCGCCTGTGCTTGGGCGAGGGACTGGCCCGCATGGAGCTGTTCCTCTTCTTGACCACTGTCCTCCAGGCCTTCAGTCTCGCATCGCCAGTGCCCCTGGGTGAGGTCAGCGTTGTGCCGGACGCCAGTGGTGTCAGCCGGGTGCCCAGGAGATATCAGCTCTTGGTGCTGCCACGCCAAGCTTGA